The following DNA comes from Mucisphaera calidilacus.
CTTGGGTGTCGCTTGTTGTGGTTATTGTTGTGTTTATTCTTTTTGGTGTGATGCTTTATTTTAGAGGCAATTCCAATTTTGCGGTTGTCCTTTCGGTGGCATTTTTGTTTGTGGCGGCAGCGAGTTTTTGTGTCGCATATCTAGTGATTAAGGGGAAACCCCGGTCCTGAATAATCGAATAGATGGTGTTAGTCACTGTGCTGCGGTTGAGAAGAGTGCCGGTCCGCAACTTCACTGTGATTGTTGGCTGCTCACGGGTTTGGGTTTTCTTTGGGCATGGGGTGTGATGGTTTTGAGGTTGGTCTGCTCGATACGGGCATGAATATCGGCAATGTCGAGTATGCTTCTCCTGTCTGTTCTCGTCTTCTCCCGCGCATCTTCCCGTTGATTTTCCAGGTGACCTGCACCACCTCGCCGATCGGCGTCCGCGCGGGCAGGGGGGAATCGACGCCATGGAGCTTGGCGGATTCGAACTGACGCAGCCTCTCCTTGGCGATCTGCTTACTCGTCGTCATGATGCAGTGCCTCACGATCCGCCGGCCTGCCTGGCTCCGGATGAAGACACTGCCGAAGGCCTTGTCGTTCTTCGTTCGCTGGTGCAAACACGACCCAACGCACCCCGATAAGCCGATTGATTCACACAGAGCCGATCAGATCCCCATCTGCTCGTGGCACTGATCCAGAACATGCATCTGCCGACGCACGCTCTCAGGCGTCACCACCAACTCCGCCCCGTTCCGCAACACTTCATACAGATTCAGATAGAACAGCACCGCCACGTCCGGGTCCGTCTTCGGGTCCTCCCACCGACCCGTCTGCCAGTCGTACACCTCGTTCTGATAAACACGACCCTCCGCCGGACCGTCGTCCACCGCACGCTCAGGCATCGTCGACCAGTCCACATACCTCCACTCAAGCTCGCGGTCCGTCCCCACCAGACCACCCGCCGTCCCCCACACGTGCCATCGCTTCATGGGGTACGCGCAGCAACTCGACGACTCGATGTCAATCGTCGGGCGACCCTCTCCACGCAGAATCAACTTCACGTGATCCTCGGCATCGCCCAGCGTCAAAGCACGCTGCGTGTCAATAAACACCTCAGGCGTGCCCTCACCAAACAACTCCAACGCATGGTCCAGCAGGTGCACGCCGTGGTTGTGCAGATTCCCGCCGCCACGCGAACGTAGCGTCTGCCAGTCCCAGCGACGCGTGAAACCGCTCCAGTCAATCCGGATCTGAATGATCCGACCCAACACCCCCGAATCGATCACCTCACGCACCTTCCGAAGATGCGCCTCAAAACGACGATTCTGAAACGGCGCCAGCACCCGGCCCGCCGACCCCGCACACGCGATCATCCGGTCCGCACCCTCCGTCGACAACGACAACGGCTTCTCCACCACCGCGTGCTTGCCCGCCTCCATCGCCGCACACGCCTGCTCCTCGTGAAGCAGATTAGGCGACGCCACCGCCACCACCTCCAGCGACGGATCCGCGATCAGTTCGTCCACGCCCGCGTAAACCGCGCAGCCGTAAGCCTCACGCGCCTCGGCACAACGCTCCGCGTTCGGGTCCGACACCGCCGCGATCGTGAAATGATCCGAAATCGTCGCCAGGTTCTGGCAGTGAATGTTGTAGCCGCTACGCCCAAGACCGATCACACCGATCCGCACGGGGTCATGGGTCGGCTCGGGAAAACAGGTCGGAATTGGGGGCACGGCTCAGCATCTCCGGGCTACAGGCAACTTACAGGTCCGAAGACAGTCTACCGACTGTCGACCCCACGGTTTTTAAGGCCCCACCCGACACGCCACACGCTCATCCCAGCTTCGCAAACAGATCCGCGAACAGCGGGTCACGATCCAGGTGCCTCGCCACCCGAATCAGGTGACGCGACGCATCACGGCTCCACGTCATACGCTCCGTCAGGATCGGACTCGCCTCAAGCACCGTGTCCACCCACGAAGCGTCCAGCAGCCACGCCAGCGGCGCCAGATCCCAGATCTGCTTCGAACGACCCGCCTCCGTCTGCGGATAGTGCTCATACTCGCGGAAAATCTTCGACAGATACGTCCCGATCTCCGAACGACCGTCCAGGTAACGCTCCAGCTCCGCGCTCGACGCACGCGCCAACTCCGCAACGTGCATGCAAGGCAGCAACACCAGCGGAACACCCGAATCAAACAACACCCGACTCGCCTCAAGGTCCTGACGCAGATTGAACTCCTGCGCCGTGGGCCAGTAAAGCGGGTGACCACCCAGCCACACCACCACCACCTTCTCACGGATGTCCGGCGCCGCCACCAACGCCGAAGCGATGTTCGTCGGAGCCCCGATCCCGACCACGTAAAGCGGGTCGTCCTCCGCGCTCGCCCGCGCCCGCGCGATCAGATCATCACACGCCGCC
Coding sequences within:
- a CDS encoding nucleoside hydrolase encodes the protein MMKALDPELLMRRLMWPEGRVRMVLDTDTYNEIDDQFALVYALSSSPRLEVEAVYAAPFHNDRSEGPGHGMELSREEIERIFGLLNLETSGRVFSGSTSWLRDTEGGVASAACDDLIARARASAEDDPLYVVGIGAPTNIASALVAAPDIREKVVVVWLGGHPLYWPTAQEFNLRQDLEASRVLFDSGVPLVLLPCMHVAELARASSAELERYLDGRSEIGTYLSKIFREYEHYPQTEAGRSKQIWDLAPLAWLLDASWVDTVLEASPILTERMTWSRDASRHLIRVARHLDRDPLFADLFAKLG
- a CDS encoding Gfo/Idh/MocA family protein, which gives rise to MRIGVIGLGRSGYNIHCQNLATISDHFTIAAVSDPNAERCAEAREAYGCAVYAGVDELIADPSLEVVAVASPNLLHEEQACAAMEAGKHAVVEKPLSLSTEGADRMIACAGSAGRVLAPFQNRRFEAHLRKVREVIDSGVLGRIIQIRIDWSGFTRRWDWQTLRSRGGGNLHNHGVHLLDHALELFGEGTPEVFIDTQRALTLGDAEDHVKLILRGEGRPTIDIESSSCCAYPMKRWHVWGTAGGLVGTDRELEWRYVDWSTMPERAVDDGPAEGRVYQNEVYDWQTGRWEDPKTDPDVAVLFYLNLYEVLRNGAELVVTPESVRRQMHVLDQCHEQMGI